The genomic interval TGACGGAAACGATGTCGGGCGCCGAGCTGGACCAGGTGACCGCCCGGCCGCCCAGGGCCTTTCCGGAGGCGTCGTAGGCGACGGCGGCGACGCGAAGGGTGTCTCCCCGCATCAGCACCGGCTGCGCGGGCGAAACGGAGAGCGAGGCCACGGGATCGGGCGTGGACGGCTCGTCGCCGCACGCCGCCAGGATCGTGAGCAGGGCCGGGACGGCGAGGTGCCAGCGTGAACGGATCATCGGCTGGGGCGGGGCTGGTGGACGGGCGGGGTGAAGCGGCTACAAATGGATTCGGGAACTATACCCGCCGTGGCTCAAAAGGCCAAGGGGCACAACGAGAGCGGGACGGCGCCCCCGCCGTCCCGCTCTCGTCGTTTCGATGTCTAGCCTGATACCGTGGCTCAGAAGCGGAAGCGCGCGCCCAGGCCCAGGGAGATGTAGTTGAAGTCGTCGATGGTGCGGTAGCGCACCTCGGGGGTCACGGAAAGGTTGTAGCTGACTGCGTAGTCGGCGCCCAGCCCGGCCTCGAGCCCCGTCTCGTCCTCGTGGAAGAGGGCGCCCAGCATGGCGTACGGGTTGGCCACCCCGCCGCCGGTGCCCAGCCCCACGCGCCCCCCCAGCTCGAAGCCCTCCAGCTCCACCTCCTCGCCGTCATCCAGGACGATGTCGTCGTCGAAGTCGAAGCTGAACTGCGAGTAGCCGCCGTAGATGGCGAACGTGGGCGCAAGATCCAGCGAGGCGCGCAGGCCGAAGCCCACGCCGGTGTCTACCACGTCGGCGGCATCGCCGGTGGGAATGCCTGCGTCCAGGCGAAGCTCCACGCTCACGGGAAGCTGCGCCGCCGCGGGCGCGGCCACGGCCAGCGAAGAGGCGGCGAGCAGAAGTGCGAGTGTCTTTTTCATGTCCTGCCGATCCGGTGATGGGTGGTATAGGTGCCGCCGGGCAGTCGGCGCACCCGCATGGAACCACGGAAAGGGTCCCGAGGTTCCCTTCCCTCGTTTAGATGCGTGAAGGCCCGCCAGGGTTGTGGCGGGCCTTCACGTTTTCGTCCCTCGCGGCGAGCTCAGCTGGCGACTCGCTGCAGCACGCGGTACAGGTACTCCGTGGCCCAGCCCAGCGCGCCGACCGGAACCCGCTCGTTGTCGCCGTGCATCCGCAGCTCGTCCTCGATGGGCATGGGCATCGGCAAAATTCCGTACGTGGGAATGCCGATGGCCCGCAGCGCCGCGCCGTCGGTGGCGCCGGTGGACATGAAGGGGAGCACCGTCGCTCCGGGAGCCATCGTCCGGGCGGACTGCTCCATCGCCTGGAAGAGTTCGGTGGACACGGGCGACGGGGGCGGCGCCTGCGCGGGCTCGCCGTCCAGCGCAAAGGTGACGCTCGGCTCGCCGCCGGCCTGGTTCATCATCCGCACCACCTCCGTGATGTCTTCGCCCGGAAGGATGCGCACGTTGAACGTGGCCCGGCCCTCGGAGGGGATCACGTTCGTGCGGAATCCCCCATTCAGCAGGGTCAGCGAGGTGCCGGTGCGCAGGACGGCGTTGTGCAGCGGGTCGCGCGAAAGGACGGCGGCGGCACGGTCGATCTGCTCGCGCGA from Longimicrobium sp. carries:
- a CDS encoding outer membrane beta-barrel protein, with translation MKKTLALLLAASSLAVAAPAAAQLPVSVELRLDAGIPTGDAADVVDTGVGFGLRASLDLAPTFAIYGGYSQFSFDFDDDIVLDDGEEVELEGFELGGRVGLGTGGGVANPYAMLGALFHEDETGLEAGLGADYAVSYNLSVTPEVRYRTIDDFNYISLGLGARFRF